The Microbulbifer sp. YPW1 genome contains a region encoding:
- a CDS encoding cupin domain-containing protein produces MPETGILPAQNSVQLRPQGTPQMLINADFSRRATVSGDEYQWIASPQAGVERVMLDRIGEEKARATSIVRYAPNSHFPQHQHPGGEEILVLSGTFSDEMGNYPAGWYLRNPPGSKHQPFSDPGATIFVKLRQMPAEENQTVRVNTNDTNCWQQLTDREVCPLFSGGYEQVSLQRLQAGVPLFPASIQSAELLILSGTLRVREQRFSKGSWIRLPAGEYPEFLAGSDGITYFEKKNHLGGAMDQSP; encoded by the coding sequence ATGCCAGAAACAGGTATATTGCCAGCACAAAATTCAGTACAACTGCGCCCGCAAGGAACCCCTCAAATGCTGATCAATGCAGATTTTTCACGCCGCGCCACTGTGAGTGGCGACGAGTATCAGTGGATTGCCTCCCCCCAAGCAGGAGTCGAGCGCGTGATGCTGGATCGTATCGGGGAAGAAAAAGCCCGAGCCACCAGCATCGTACGGTATGCGCCCAACTCCCACTTCCCCCAACACCAGCATCCGGGGGGCGAGGAGATTCTGGTGCTATCCGGTACCTTTTCAGACGAGATGGGCAACTATCCGGCAGGCTGGTATCTTCGCAACCCACCAGGTTCCAAGCATCAGCCGTTTAGCGATCCGGGTGCGACTATTTTCGTAAAACTGAGGCAAATGCCAGCGGAAGAAAATCAGACTGTGCGCGTAAACACCAACGATACGAATTGTTGGCAACAGTTGACTGATCGCGAAGTCTGCCCACTTTTTTCCGGAGGCTATGAGCAGGTTAGCCTTCAGCGATTACAGGCCGGCGTACCCTTATTCCCGGCATCCATCCAGAGTGCTGAACTACTCATCCTCTCCGGCACCCTGCGCGTCCGTGAACAGCGTTTCTCAAAAGGCAGCTGGATACGCCTCCCAGCTGGGGAATACCCTGAATTTCTCGCCGGTAGCGATGGCATCACCTACTTTGAAAAGAAAAACCATCTTGGTGGCGCGATGGATCAATCACCTTGA
- a CDS encoding acyl-CoA thioesterase II, giving the protein MLEKLSKLLDVEELDTNLFRSREHVENYRKVLFGGQVLGQALMAAARTVEDRLPHSLHAYFLRPGSSEKPVIYDVDPIRDGGSFTTRRVVAKQNGKAIFNMSASFQIEEPGFDHQSEMPTEGVIPPEKLKNTQQLAEEAGMNGAAQNQRRYMVDFRPIDPMSYFDREIREPRCMFWFKVDSELSDDPVEHRSALCYASDMALLGTSLQPHPISLFDPNLMPASLDHAMWFHRPFRADEWLLYVTDSPSASGARGYCRGQIFARDGRLVASTTQEGLIRQIKG; this is encoded by the coding sequence ATGTTGGAAAAGCTGAGCAAGCTCCTTGACGTAGAAGAACTTGACACGAACCTGTTCCGCAGCCGGGAACACGTGGAAAACTACCGCAAGGTACTCTTTGGTGGCCAGGTATTGGGCCAGGCACTGATGGCCGCCGCGCGCACCGTCGAAGACCGCCTCCCCCACTCCCTGCACGCCTACTTCCTGCGCCCCGGCAGCAGCGAGAAACCGGTGATCTACGATGTAGATCCCATTCGCGATGGTGGAAGTTTCACCACCCGCCGCGTGGTTGCCAAACAGAACGGCAAAGCCATCTTCAATATGTCCGCCTCCTTCCAGATCGAGGAGCCGGGGTTTGATCACCAGTCGGAAATGCCCACTGAAGGGGTAATACCGCCCGAGAAGCTGAAAAACACCCAGCAGCTGGCTGAAGAAGCGGGTATGAATGGCGCGGCTCAGAACCAGCGCCGCTATATGGTGGATTTCCGCCCGATTGACCCGATGAGCTACTTTGACCGGGAGATCCGTGAGCCCCGCTGCATGTTCTGGTTCAAGGTGGACAGCGAGCTATCTGACGACCCGGTCGAACACCGCAGCGCCCTGTGCTATGCGTCAGATATGGCACTACTGGGCACCAGCCTGCAGCCACACCCGATCAGCCTGTTCGATCCCAACCTGATGCCCGCCAGCCTCGACCATGCCATGTGGTTCCACCGCCCTTTCCGCGCGGATGAGTGGCTGCTGTACGTGACCGACAGCCCATCGGCCAGTGGTGCCAGAGGCTACTGCCGCGGTCAGATCTTTGCCCGCGATGGCCGCCTGGTCGCCTCCACCACCCAGGAAGGTTTGATCCGCCAAATCAAGGGCTGA
- a CDS encoding GntR family transcriptional regulator: MTITEFIKSDVKAVLQAEGQLPYKLTLGAMSEHYKVSLTPVRHAVDELVEEGVIRRKDNGRLEAQPEVLKGVKLETPKADATEHKLYDEIREDVIARSLKQDTEYLREQATAEQYGAGRTVVRQIFSRLAGAGLIEHVPRCGWRVHPFSEQDMHNYLDIREMLELKALDLARGHFTDEELQQLLKANRPATGAAQSELDFDLHDYWIKRCGNRYIEEFFERYSPFYNALFNYAVIDEKVKREMAREHCDIVECLLAKDWKGARKALSAHIREQREAVSRMIAFLNEKQSA; encoded by the coding sequence ATGACCATTACTGAATTTATCAAATCTGATGTAAAAGCCGTTCTCCAGGCGGAAGGCCAGTTGCCGTACAAGCTGACCCTGGGCGCTATGTCGGAGCATTACAAGGTCAGTTTGACACCGGTACGTCATGCCGTCGATGAATTGGTAGAAGAGGGCGTAATCCGTCGCAAAGACAACGGCCGTCTGGAAGCGCAGCCCGAAGTATTGAAAGGGGTGAAACTGGAGACCCCTAAGGCCGATGCCACTGAGCACAAGCTGTACGATGAAATCCGCGAGGATGTCATTGCGAGAAGCCTGAAGCAGGATACCGAATACCTGCGCGAGCAGGCCACCGCAGAGCAATACGGCGCTGGCCGTACCGTGGTGCGGCAGATTTTTTCGCGCCTGGCCGGGGCGGGATTGATCGAACATGTGCCGCGCTGCGGCTGGCGGGTGCACCCGTTCAGCGAACAGGACATGCACAATTATCTCGATATTCGGGAAATGCTGGAACTGAAAGCGCTGGATCTCGCGCGCGGGCATTTTACCGACGAAGAACTGCAACAGTTACTCAAGGCAAACCGCCCGGCCACTGGCGCCGCGCAGTCTGAGCTGGATTTTGATCTGCACGACTACTGGATAAAACGCTGCGGTAATCGTTACATTGAAGAGTTCTTTGAGCGCTACAGCCCTTTCTACAATGCCCTGTTCAACTACGCGGTTATTGATGAAAAAGTGAAGCGGGAAATGGCGCGCGAGCACTGCGATATCGTGGAGTGCCTGTTGGCGAAAGACTGGAAGGGCGCTCGTAAAGCGTTGAGCGCCCATATCCGTGAGCAGCGGGAAGCGGTATCCAGAATGATCGCGTTCCTGAACGAAAAGCAGTCCGCCTGA
- a CDS encoding proline racemase family protein: MFGDKNQTVNHSIEVVDSHTGGEPTRVIVDGGPDLGDGSMAERLVQFREHFDHLRAALIREPRGSDVLVGALLCQPQDPECTAGVIFFNNVGYLGMCGHGTIGLAVTLARKGLIAPGEHQLETPVGKVSFVLHNNHRVSLDNVASYRYRKSVSLDVEGLGTVTGDIAWGGNWFFLIGEHGLRVDVDNTDQLSDYCHRVRVALAENQILGEDGGEIDHIELFAPPSDPAKADSKNFVLCPGNAYDRSPCGTGTSAKLACLYADGIIQEGDVWRQESVIGSVFEGRVKALPASRDGRIEVIPTITGSAYISAECRIILDPEDPFAHGIG; encoded by the coding sequence GTGTTCGGTGACAAGAATCAAACCGTAAATCACAGTATCGAAGTCGTAGACTCCCATACCGGCGGGGAGCCCACTCGCGTCATCGTGGACGGCGGTCCCGACCTGGGTGACGGAAGCATGGCTGAACGACTGGTGCAGTTTCGCGAGCACTTCGATCACCTGCGTGCTGCACTAATCCGCGAACCTCGCGGATCCGATGTGTTGGTCGGTGCCCTGCTTTGCCAACCTCAGGACCCGGAGTGCACTGCCGGGGTTATCTTTTTCAACAATGTCGGCTATCTCGGTATGTGCGGCCACGGCACCATCGGCCTGGCTGTCACCCTTGCCCGCAAGGGATTGATCGCACCGGGTGAACACCAGCTGGAAACTCCGGTCGGTAAAGTATCGTTTGTCCTGCACAACAACCACCGGGTGAGCCTGGATAACGTTGCCAGTTATCGTTATCGGAAATCTGTCTCTCTCGATGTAGAGGGTTTGGGAACGGTCACTGGGGATATCGCCTGGGGAGGAAACTGGTTCTTTCTGATTGGCGAACACGGCCTGCGTGTCGATGTAGACAATACAGACCAGCTCTCAGACTATTGCCATCGTGTGCGAGTCGCATTGGCAGAAAACCAAATCCTCGGTGAAGACGGTGGCGAGATCGATCACATCGAACTGTTCGCGCCGCCGTCTGATCCCGCGAAAGCGGACAGCAAGAATTTTGTGCTGTGCCCCGGTAACGCGTATGACCGCTCACCCTGCGGCACCGGGACCAGTGCAAAACTGGCTTGTTTGTATGCGGACGGGATCATCCAGGAAGGTGACGTGTGGCGTCAGGAGAGCGTCATTGGCAGTGTTTTTGAAGGCAGGGTTAAAGCACTACCCGCTTCTCGGGATGGCAGGATAGAAGTGATTCCCACCATAACCGGCAGCGCTTATATCAGTGCCGAATGCCGTATTATCCTGGACCCTGAAGATCCGTTCGCCCACGGCATCGGCTGA
- a CDS encoding aldehyde dehydrogenase (NADP(+)) — protein MYSAPVLIAGEWRQAAESGRFQPANPSTRAPIEHQYPVSSWSDCDAALDAAEQAAQELKSLPAQARARFLERFAELIEAEAESICARAHEETGLPVKPRLLEVELPRTTNQLRQAASAAADGSWARATIDTAANIRSLHGPIGPVIVFGPNNFPLAFNGLAGGDFAAAVAAGNPVIAKAHSAHPGTCLMLAKLALQAIKETGLPLATVQMLYATSRADGLKMVGDSRTGAAAFTGSRAAGLALKQVADAVGTPIYLELSSINPVVVLPGALRERGNELAEEFTSSCLMGTGQFCTNPGLVILPSGKDAEQFVNLCVERFNSSPVGTLLSAGVETNLSRAVEELQTAGATCLTDNTTADPTRVSRPNTLLRVTGQAFLQQPERCQTEAFGNTALIVESDSIDETRQILGALEGNLTGCIYSARDDSDDSDYNQIEPVMRNKVGRLLNDKMPTGVAVSPAMNHGGPFPASGHPGFTAVGIPASLTRFSKLDCYDNVRAHRLPPALQDENPTGAWRLVDGEWTKAPL, from the coding sequence ATGTACTCAGCCCCCGTTCTGATAGCGGGCGAGTGGCGTCAAGCGGCCGAATCCGGCCGCTTTCAGCCCGCCAACCCGTCTACCCGCGCTCCAATAGAACACCAGTATCCCGTGTCCAGCTGGTCGGATTGCGACGCTGCACTGGACGCTGCGGAGCAAGCCGCACAAGAGTTGAAATCCCTCCCGGCACAGGCAAGGGCCCGATTCCTCGAGCGATTTGCCGAGCTTATTGAAGCCGAAGCAGAGTCCATTTGCGCTCGGGCACACGAGGAAACCGGCTTGCCGGTAAAACCACGCCTGCTTGAGGTAGAGCTGCCACGCACCACCAACCAACTGCGTCAGGCGGCAAGCGCTGCCGCAGACGGCTCATGGGCGCGGGCCACGATCGATACCGCGGCAAATATCCGCAGCCTGCACGGCCCCATAGGACCGGTTATCGTTTTTGGCCCGAACAATTTCCCCCTGGCATTCAATGGCCTGGCCGGTGGTGATTTTGCCGCAGCAGTAGCCGCTGGCAATCCGGTGATCGCCAAGGCGCACTCGGCACATCCCGGTACCTGCCTGATGCTGGCAAAACTGGCGCTGCAGGCAATCAAAGAAACCGGACTTCCCCTGGCTACCGTACAGATGCTGTACGCGACCAGCCGCGCGGACGGTTTAAAAATGGTCGGCGATAGCCGCACCGGGGCAGCCGCATTTACCGGGTCCCGCGCCGCTGGCCTCGCGCTGAAACAGGTTGCGGATGCGGTGGGCACCCCTATTTATCTCGAGCTTTCCAGCATCAACCCGGTGGTTGTTCTGCCGGGAGCACTGCGCGAGCGCGGCAATGAGCTCGCCGAAGAATTCACCAGTAGCTGCTTAATGGGAACCGGGCAATTCTGCACCAATCCCGGTCTGGTCATCCTGCCTTCGGGGAAGGACGCGGAGCAGTTTGTGAATCTCTGCGTGGAACGATTCAACAGCAGCCCGGTAGGCACCCTGCTGAGCGCCGGTGTCGAAACCAACCTGAGCCGCGCCGTAGAAGAATTGCAAACCGCCGGGGCAACATGCCTCACAGACAACACCACTGCAGATCCAACCCGAGTCTCACGGCCAAATACGCTATTGCGCGTTACCGGTCAGGCGTTTCTCCAGCAGCCAGAGCGCTGCCAGACTGAAGCATTTGGCAATACCGCGCTGATCGTAGAGAGCGATAGTATTGACGAGACCCGCCAGATTCTCGGCGCCCTCGAAGGCAACCTCACCGGCTGTATCTACTCTGCGCGGGATGACAGCGACGATTCCGATTACAATCAGATCGAACCGGTAATGCGGAACAAGGTTGGCCGGCTGCTGAATGACAAGATGCCCACGGGTGTCGCGGTCTCCCCGGCGATGAATCACGGTGGTCCCTTCCCTGCATCCGGGCATCCCGGCTTTACCGCGGTAGGAATCCCGGCCTCGCTGACCCGTTTTAGCAAGCTCGATTGCTATGACAACGTGCGTGCCCATCGACTGCCCCCAGCACTGCAGGATGAGAATCCGACAGGAGCCTGGCGCCTGGTGGACGGTGAATGGACCAAAGCGCCACTTTGA
- a CDS encoding dihydrodipicolinate synthase family protein: MQINWSGVFPAATTQFNADETVNIPATLAHLEVMLEAGINGLVMLGTVGENCSLSQEEKAEVLSATVKHVNGRVPVLTGVSEYTTTQAKEFARAAQRAGVDGLMVLPPMSYKADATEIVTHIRGVAAATDLPVMVYNNPACYGVDVSAEAVADLAQVPNIVAVKEASDDPRRLTDIANLVSDDFVLFCGVDDLALESIALGAHGWISGLVNAFPRENRLMWDLATSGNFEEARKVYRWYTPLLHLDTKPKLVQYIKLAVQECGYGSELCRNPRLNLAGEEREQVLKIIRTAIATRPNIQ; encoded by the coding sequence ATGCAGATTAATTGGAGCGGCGTATTCCCGGCAGCCACCACTCAGTTCAACGCCGATGAAACGGTGAATATTCCGGCAACCCTGGCCCACCTGGAAGTGATGCTTGAAGCGGGTATTAATGGATTGGTCATGCTTGGCACCGTGGGAGAAAACTGCTCCCTGAGCCAGGAGGAAAAGGCGGAAGTGCTGTCGGCCACGGTCAAGCATGTCAACGGCCGCGTGCCGGTACTGACCGGGGTATCCGAGTACACCACCACCCAGGCAAAGGAATTCGCTCGCGCCGCACAGCGGGCGGGTGTAGACGGCCTGATGGTTCTGCCACCCATGTCCTACAAGGCGGACGCCACGGAAATCGTGACCCATATCCGCGGCGTCGCTGCGGCCACGGACTTGCCGGTGATGGTGTACAACAACCCCGCCTGTTACGGCGTGGACGTATCGGCGGAAGCGGTAGCCGACCTCGCACAGGTGCCCAATATTGTTGCGGTAAAAGAGGCATCCGATGACCCGCGCCGCCTCACCGATATCGCCAATCTCGTGAGCGATGATTTTGTACTCTTCTGCGGCGTTGACGACCTGGCCCTTGAGAGTATCGCGCTCGGTGCCCACGGATGGATTTCGGGACTGGTCAATGCGTTTCCACGGGAGAATCGCCTGATGTGGGACCTGGCCACCAGCGGCAACTTTGAGGAAGCACGCAAAGTGTATCGCTGGTACACCCCACTGCTGCACCTCGATACCAAACCCAAGCTGGTGCAATACATCAAGCTGGCAGTGCAGGAATGCGGCTACGGTAGCGAACTCTGCCGCAATCCACGCCTGAACCTGGCCGGTGAAGAGCGCGAACAAGTGCTGAAGATAATTCGCACCGCAATCGCCACCCGTCCGAACATTCAGTAA
- the pepQ gene encoding Xaa-Pro dipeptidase — MTTLAALYPAHIDTLIHRHTKAMEAAGYSRVVIHSGGSLVPFLDDNHYPFKVNPHFKHWLPLLAHPHCAIDYRIGSKPRLIYFQPEDYWHKPPSDPAGYWADFFDIELVTAVEDVAAALEGDMSRCAFIGEDASCMSGLAKSQVNPRALVDELHYYRAYKTAYEAECLRRANRISAAGHMAAGDAFMAGGTELEIHHAYLRGAGVLEVELPYTNIVAMNGHSSVLHYHGADRDKMAASDIHSLVIDAGADYAGYASDITRSYAFRDGEYAVLLQAVDQAQQALVGEVKLGESFADLHWRAHFKIAEILQRFNFVAMDPEDMVAEGITNVFFPCGLGHFIGLQVHDVGGYQMAPRMRASLRDPRAPYLRLARTIEAGQALTIEPGIYFMEMLLGELAHNKHSRKVNWAKIDEFRKYGGVRVEDCLFIHEDRVENQSRDAFKALAKERAVDLLHVDADSNAVV, encoded by the coding sequence ATGACTACATTGGCCGCTTTGTACCCAGCGCATATAGATACACTCATCCACCGTCACACAAAGGCAATGGAGGCGGCAGGGTACTCTCGGGTGGTTATTCATTCGGGAGGTTCGCTGGTCCCGTTTCTCGACGACAACCATTACCCGTTCAAGGTCAATCCGCATTTCAAACACTGGCTGCCGCTGTTGGCACATCCGCATTGCGCAATCGATTACCGGATCGGTAGCAAGCCGCGTCTGATTTACTTCCAGCCCGAGGACTACTGGCACAAGCCACCGTCTGACCCGGCGGGCTATTGGGCGGACTTCTTTGATATCGAGCTGGTGACGGCCGTGGAGGATGTGGCGGCGGCGCTCGAAGGAGATATGAGTCGCTGTGCATTTATCGGCGAAGATGCGTCCTGCATGTCTGGATTGGCAAAGTCCCAGGTGAATCCCCGTGCACTTGTCGATGAGCTGCACTACTACCGGGCCTACAAAACCGCTTATGAAGCGGAGTGCCTGCGCCGCGCCAATCGCATCAGCGCAGCCGGGCATATGGCGGCGGGGGATGCGTTTATGGCGGGTGGTACCGAGCTGGAAATCCACCACGCCTATTTGCGAGGCGCCGGGGTGCTGGAAGTCGAGTTGCCCTATACCAACATTGTTGCCATGAATGGCCACAGCTCGGTGTTACATTATCACGGTGCTGACAGGGACAAGATGGCGGCAAGCGACATACACTCCCTTGTGATTGATGCGGGTGCAGATTACGCAGGCTATGCCAGTGATATAACCCGTAGCTATGCGTTTCGCGATGGCGAGTACGCTGTGCTTTTACAGGCAGTGGACCAGGCGCAGCAGGCACTGGTTGGCGAGGTAAAGCTCGGTGAAAGTTTTGCCGATCTGCACTGGCGCGCGCATTTCAAAATTGCCGAAATCCTGCAGCGATTCAACTTCGTCGCCATGGATCCGGAAGACATGGTGGCCGAGGGGATTACCAACGTATTTTTCCCCTGTGGCCTGGGGCACTTTATCGGGCTGCAGGTACACGATGTCGGCGGCTACCAGATGGCGCCGAGAATGCGGGCCAGCCTGCGCGACCCGCGCGCACCTTATTTGCGTTTGGCGCGCACCATCGAGGCTGGCCAGGCCCTGACCATCGAACCGGGTATCTACTTCATGGAAATGCTGCTTGGCGAGCTGGCACACAACAAACACAGCCGTAAAGTGAATTGGGCAAAGATCGACGAATTCCGCAAATATGGTGGTGTCAGGGTAGAAGACTGCCTGTTTATCCACGAGGACCGCGTAGAAAACCAGAGCCGGGATGCGTTCAAGGCACTGGCGAAGGAGAGGGCGGTTGACCTTCTGCATGTTGATGCAGATAGCAATGCAGTGGTGTGA
- a CDS encoding FAD-binding oxidoreductase, protein MTRVKDSNAEHEVVVIGGGIVGAAIAEQLQSRGHQVLLVDRDTPGNGCSYGNAGHFATDVVLPLANMQTILALPKMLADPLGPLSIRWQYLPKMLPWLMRFALAALPGNVRRSCDNLRALNSRSIDSYDRLLTRLELQDLMTRKGALTIYESRHSAKKNRATVERLRGFGVEIESLDRAEIRDLEPALGENIAGGLFFPKTAHTVNPFRLVQSLVSRFCAQGGVFLQQNVSGVQTLPNGTTRVALADGSALRAQKVILAAGAWSRPLARQLGFSVPLDTERGYHLMLPEPGCTLSRPMVSFERSFVMTPMEEGVRLAGTVELAGLEAPADNRRADILFQHAQSILPGLQSQGAQRWMGFRPSLPDSLPVIGASPKNPNQLFAFGHQHLGLTQAAITAELLADQLEGKRPELDLTPFSITRF, encoded by the coding sequence GTGACCAGAGTGAAAGACAGTAACGCAGAACATGAAGTTGTTGTGATCGGAGGCGGCATTGTCGGTGCGGCCATTGCCGAGCAGTTGCAGAGCCGCGGACACCAGGTGTTGCTGGTGGATCGCGACACGCCCGGAAATGGTTGCTCCTATGGCAATGCGGGACATTTTGCGACAGATGTCGTGTTGCCCCTGGCTAACATGCAGACCATCCTAGCTCTCCCTAAAATGCTTGCAGATCCCCTGGGGCCTCTGTCCATTCGGTGGCAGTATCTGCCGAAGATGTTGCCCTGGTTAATGCGGTTTGCGCTGGCCGCGCTTCCCGGTAATGTGCGTCGCTCCTGCGACAATCTGCGCGCGCTGAACAGCCGGTCTATTGATAGTTACGACCGATTGTTGACGCGTCTCGAGCTACAGGATCTGATGACCAGGAAGGGCGCGCTCACCATTTATGAGTCCCGGCACTCAGCAAAGAAGAACCGGGCAACCGTCGAGCGACTCAGGGGATTCGGTGTGGAAATCGAGTCTCTGGATCGCGCAGAGATACGGGATCTGGAACCGGCACTCGGTGAAAATATTGCGGGTGGGCTCTTCTTTCCGAAAACCGCGCATACCGTCAATCCTTTCCGGCTGGTGCAGTCACTGGTTTCCCGCTTCTGCGCTCAGGGTGGCGTTTTCCTGCAACAGAATGTGAGCGGTGTGCAGACTCTGCCGAATGGTACGACACGAGTCGCACTGGCCGATGGCAGTGCGCTGCGTGCACAAAAAGTCATTCTCGCTGCTGGGGCTTGGTCCCGCCCCCTGGCCAGGCAGCTGGGCTTTTCTGTGCCTCTGGACACCGAGCGCGGCTATCACCTGATGCTGCCAGAGCCAGGTTGTACTCTGTCCCGGCCGATGGTGTCCTTCGAGCGCTCGTTTGTGATGACGCCGATGGAGGAGGGGGTGCGTCTGGCTGGTACGGTGGAGTTGGCGGGATTAGAGGCCCCGGCCGACAATCGACGGGCGGATATCCTGTTCCAGCATGCACAATCAATTTTGCCTGGCCTGCAAAGTCAGGGGGCGCAGCGCTGGATGGGATTCCGGCCATCGCTACCGGATTCACTGCCGGTGATTGGTGCGTCCCCGAAAAACCCGAACCAGCTGTTTGCCTTCGGGCATCAGCACCTGGGGCTGACGCAAGCCGCGATTACTGCAGAGTTGCTTGCAGACCAGCTGGAAGGAAAGCGCCCGGAACTGGACCTCACGCCATTTTCCATTACACGCTTCTGA